Proteins co-encoded in one Melanotaenia boesemani isolate fMelBoe1 chromosome 23, fMelBoe1.pri, whole genome shotgun sequence genomic window:
- the LOC121635008 gene encoding inhibitor of nuclear factor kappa-B kinase-interacting protein isoform X2 yields the protein MPSEVKYRKKTQAQKQGDDLTQTSSANGKDEAPKGKTEVQMGTNKTSSGPDIKSLMCVVSLLACGALSWMVLQQNERFAQMEEKYRSLDGKTSSLLDMEEKMVEVSKKCESVRLMLEGLGDQRGALQPQLEGLEQDVGRLKEWASGVTEKREQLQSSLTSLSDAVGQIEERTSAITKDFASKVSAVRTDVRRMDGLHSELESLLTQVGELEDKTSQVERSMVKRIGDVLAGSIDRVSNLRSASERNAQAIERLARRIPELNNADMQISERLRELESGRARLIRTLTFASDLKPKVASIKRDLGAFEPQLSDLTLRIGRLAEDLGKREQEIADLRQTLSNFTAVEGDLSVTSKQVSEIADISNMEDSRRPT from the exons ATGCCGAGTGAAGTCAAATATAGAAAAAAGACGCAGGCTCAAAAGCAGGGTGACGATCTAACACAAACGTCTTCTGCAAATGGAAAAGATGAAGCACCAAAAGGGAAAACGGAAGTGCAAATgggaacaaataaaacatcttcaGGTCCGGATATTAAAAGTTTAATGTGTGTAGTGTCACTTTTAGCCTGCGGAGCTCTCAGCTG GATGGTGTTGCAGCAGAATGAGAGGTTCGCTCAAATGGAAGAAAAGTACAGGTCACTTGACGGGAAAACATCCAGCCTGTTGGACATGGAGGAAAAGATGGTAGAAGTTTccaaaaag TGTGAGAGTGTCCGGTTGATGCTGGAGGGCCTCGGTGATCAGCGGGGGGCTCTGCAGCCACAGCTGGAGGGCTTGGAGCAGGACGTCGGCCGGCTGAAGGAATGGGCCTCTGGTGTGACTGAGAAACGAGAGCAGCTTCAAAGCAGCCTGACTTCTCTGAGTGACGCCGTTGGACAAATCGAAGAACGTACATCGGCTATCACCAAGGACTTCGCCAGCAAG GTGTCGGCTGTGAGGACAGATGTGCGCCGGATGGACGGTCTGCATTCTGAGTTGGAGTCTCTGCTGACGCAGGTGGGAGAACTGGAGGACAAGACCAGTCAGGTGGAGCGCAGCATGGTCAAACGCATCGGAGACGTGCTGGCCGGCAGCATCGACCGCGTCTCCAATCTCCGATCCGCGTCCGAACGCAACGCTCAGGCCATAGAGCGGCTCGCCAGACGCATCCCTGAGCTCAACAATGCAGACATGCAGATCTCAGAGCGTTTGAGGGAGCTCGAGAGCGGCCGGGCGCGCCTCATAAGAACACTGACGTTTGCCAGTGACCTCAAACCAAAGGTGGCTTCTATTAAGAGAGACTTGGGGGCGTTCGAGCCACAGCTGTCAGATCTGACTCTTCGGATCGGACGGTTAGCGGAAGATCTTGGCAAAAGGGAGCAGGAGATCGCTGATCTCCGACAGACTTTATCAAACTTCACTGCAGTTGAGGGAGATTTAAGTGTTACATCTAAACAGGTTAGTGAAATAGCCGACATATCCAATATGGAAGATTCGCGAAGACCAACATGA
- the LOC121635008 gene encoding inhibitor of nuclear factor kappa-B kinase-interacting protein isoform X1 has translation MPSEVKYRKKTQAQKQGDDLTQTSSANGKDEAPKGKTEVQMGTNKTSSGPDIKSLMCVVSLLACGALSWMVLQQNERFAQMEEKYRSLDGKTSSLLDMEEKMVEVSKKLVASEDDLQDALSTVSLATRLQQDISTLHASVMAMQTDENVASRDLQTVNAHFLTVTETWQERLAAITSDLAALKTESREAHAGATEQVNEAERRTRALEKRLEELEDSTKRNMRAMERAEEDDAKRAQDQLDWNTKQIHKLDQQISSLTKSEAELSSQLQEHIPRAQACEEHLPQVEEAVRSILKLGGDLSGAERRLEEVTLQVFGTEDSMLKAVNEILKIRQELDTLQAEHSILKMKNELSVVKEAVHELTMVLRESRAEIQMDSDTLEEEGWKDEEEEEWQDDDQGEPTELPHDDLTE, from the exons ATGCCGAGTGAAGTCAAATATAGAAAAAAGACGCAGGCTCAAAAGCAGGGTGACGATCTAACACAAACGTCTTCTGCAAATGGAAAAGATGAAGCACCAAAAGGGAAAACGGAAGTGCAAATgggaacaaataaaacatcttcaGGTCCGGATATTAAAAGTTTAATGTGTGTAGTGTCACTTTTAGCCTGCGGAGCTCTCAGCTG GATGGTGTTGCAGCAGAATGAGAGGTTCGCTCAAATGGAAGAAAAGTACAGGTCACTTGACGGGAAAACATCCAGCCTGTTGGACATGGAGGAAAAGATGGTAGAAGTTTccaaaaag CTTGTGGCCTCTGAGGATGACCTACAGGATGCGCTCTCCACCGTCTCCTTGGCAACAAGACTGCAGCAGGACATCTCTACCCTCCATGCATCTGTGATGGCAATGCAGACTGACGAGAACGTCGCCTCCCGTGACCTCCAGACGGTCAACGCTCACTTCCTCACCGTGACGGAGACGTGGCAGGAGAGGTTGGCTGCCATCACCTCTGACCTGGCAGCCCTCAAGACCGAGTCTCGGGAGGCCCACGCCGGAGCCACCGAGCAGGTGAATGAGGCCGAGCGGAGGACTCGGGCTCTGGAGAAGAGGCTGGAAGAGCTTGAGGACAGCACAAAGAGGAACATGCGAGCTATGGAGCGCGCAGAGGAAGATGATGCCAAGCGAGCGCAGGACCAGCTGGACTGGAATACCAAGCAGATCCACAAGCTGGACCAGCAGATCAGCAGCCTGACCAAGAGCGAAGCTGAACTGAGCTCTCAGCTTCAGGAGCACATTCCTAGAGCGCAGGCGTGCGAAGAGCACCTGCCACAGGTAGAAGAGGCGGTGCGCTCCATCCTGAAACTCGGCGGTGACCTAAGCGGGGCGGAGAGGAGGCTGGAGGAGGTGACGTTACAGGTGTTTGGGACTGAGGACAGCATGCTGAAAGCTGTGAATGAAATCCTCAAGATCAGACAGGAGCTGGACACTCTGCAGGCTGAACACAGCATCCTGAAGATGAAGAATGAGTTGTCCGTGGTTAAAGAGGCGGTCCATGAACTCACCATGGTGTTGAGGGAAAGTAGGGCTGAAATCCAAATGGACTCTGACACTTTGGAGGaagaaggatggaaggatgaagaggaggaggagtggcaGGATGATGACCAGGGCGAACCAACTGAACTTCCTCATGATGACCTCACTGAAtga
- the ckap4 gene encoding cytoskeleton-associated protein 4 — protein sequence MAAKNRQKNSEKTAAPSQEDASKRSQKSSSTNGVSGPAPQGPRSGSCLGLLITTVFYVALIGAAGFAAFYLQQVVEEIRQTNAKQEQSARQNAELGSKMESLLQQVDSLRSNLDGLESSLGITRVELEAAVSRVKRGEVETRRVEETLQKLQNDLLRDLSEGIKEVKEARERDFSSLEKTVEERLAEVSQSIAASVAEFTGAQGEAQSQLADLKARLGDAEDPALIKQELSAIVNVVAEIKTAKEAADATVDSLRQQIGTVREELQTRNQEVASLSQEVETVRSVVQDTTGSLKQTLSASEAGVQALKDQTATLQSSMMQVTEAVRSLEEKVDAEAAQAQKKSEELESRVKSSEESGDLLSASLSDITTKVETLFAKYDAHESSLTAQGDAVERAKTDLKQELEAVKSSVEELQSNEAQKGEDSKDSSLQQMEDLEKRLAALEDSSSRTKPEQLEGLKTMVDGLERKAAKLEGHDEAISALQEALQETTQKLSVLFEGKKEEESP from the exons ATGGCTGCCAAAAACCGACAGAAGAACAGCGAGAAGACCGCTGCGCCCAGCCAAGAAGATGCGTCTAAGAGAAGCCAAAAGAGTAGCAGCACTAACGGGGTGAGTGGCCCCGCGCCTCAGGGTCCGCGCTCAGGTAGCTGCCTCGGGCTCCTCATCACCACCGTGTTCTATGTTGCTTTAATAGGCGCTGCAGGGTTCGCTGCGTTTTATTTACAGCAAGTAGTGGAGGAGATCCGCCAGACTAATGCAAAGCAAGAGCAGAGCGCTCGACAAAACGCAGAGCTGGGCAGCAAAATGGAAAGTTTGCTTCAACAG GTGGACTCTCTGAGGAGCAATTTGGACGGTCTGGAGTCATCATTGGGGATCACACGGGTGGAGCTGGAGGCAGCTGTCAGCAGGGTAAAGAGGGGCGAGGTGGAGACCAGGAGAGTGGAGGAGACTCTCCAGAAGCTCCAGAATGATCTACTCAGGGACCTCTCAGAGGGCATCAAGGAGGTGAAGGAGGCTCGAGAGAGGGATTTCTCCTCTCTGGAGAAAACTGTGGAGGAGCGCTTGGCTGAGGTGAGTCAGTCCATCGCAGCCAGCGTGGCCGAGTTCACCGGAGCTCAGGGTGAAGCGCAGAGCCAGCTGGCTGATCTCAAAGCCCGTCTAGGCGACGCTGAAGACCCTGCGCTCATCAAACAGGAACTGTCCGCCATTGTCAACGTCGTAGCTGAAATCAAAACAGCCAAAGAGGCAGCTGATGCAACAGTTGATTCCCTCAGACAGCAGATAGGCACAGTGAGGGAGGAGCTGCAAACTCGCAACCAAGAAGTAGCCTCTCTGTCTCAGGAGGTTGAAACGGTTAGGTCAGTGGTGCAAGACACCACTGGAAGTCTGAAGCAGACACTGTCTGCATCAGAGGCTGGAGTTCAGGCTCTGAAGGACCAAACTGCGACACTGCAGAGCAGCATGATGCAGGTAACTGAAGCTGTTCGCAGCCTGGAGGAGAAGGTGGATGCAGAGGCTGCTCAGGCTCAGAAAAAATCAGAGGAGCTTGAATCCAGAGTGAAATCCTCAGAGGAGAGCGGAGATTTGCTGTCTGCATCATTGTCAGACATCACCACCAAAGTTGAAACATTGTTTGCCAAATATGATGCACATGAGAGCAGTCTAACTGCACAGGGAGATGCAGTGGAGCGAGCCAAAACAGATCTGAAGCAGGAGCTGGAGGCAGTAAAAAGCAGTGTGGAGGAGCTGCAGTCCAATGAAGCACAGAAAGGAGAAGATTCAAAAGACTCCAGCCTtcagcagatggaggatttgGAGAAGAGGCTCGCTGCTTTGGAGGACAGCAGTAGCAGAACGAAGCCTGAGCAGCTGGAGGGCCTGAAAACCATGGTAGATGGATTGGAGAGGAAAGCAGCGAAGCTCGAAGGCCATGATGAGGCCATTTCTGCCCTTCAAGAAGCACTGCAGGAGAccacacagaaactttctgtcttatttgaaggaaagaaggaagaggagagtCCTTAG